The DNA segment CGGATGTATGGCTCCCGCCTGACCGGGCGGCTCAATGCTCTGGTGATCCGCGGTTATGAAATCATCTACCGCACGCGCCGCGGCGGCTGGAGGGCGTTCGCGGAATTCGCCGCGGTTGGGTTCCCCCGGGCGGTGCGCGGGGACTGGAAACTGTTCTGGCTGTGCAGCATCATGTTCTGGCTGCCGTTCTTTGCCATGATGCTTTCCGCCCACCATGACATCAGTTGGGTGCAGGCCGCACTGGGACCGGAGGGAATGGCCTCGATGGATGACATGTATGGTGGCCGTGAACAACAGATCGCCCACCTGAGGTCCGAGTATGGATCGAACTTCATGATGTTCTGTTTCTACATCTACAACAATGTCGCCATTGATTTCCGGATCTTCGCCGGTGGCATGGCTGCCGGTGTGGGGACGTTGTTCTTCCTTCTCTTCAACGGGGTGCACATCGGGGCGGCGGCGGGCTACGTGAATGTGGCCGGAAATCCGGAATCCTTCTGGACCTTCGTCGCCGGGCACTCGTCGTTCGAGCTGCTGGGCATGGTGGTGGCGGGCATGGCGGGCATGCGCCTCGGACTGGCCATCCTCAAGCCGGGGAGGCTGCCCCGCGTGAGGGCGCTTGCGGAGACGACGAAGCACACGCTGCCGCTGATCTATGGTGCCGCACTCCTGACCACCCTGGCTGCGGTTGTGGAGGGCTTCTGGTCCGCCCAGCCGGTTCCCTCCATGCTGAAGTACGCCGTCGGCATTTTCTTCTGGCTGCTGCACGCCGCCTACTTTCTTTTCGCGGGGAGGGGCGTGAAGCATGCGCCTTGAGGATGTCACCGCGGAGATCCGTCCCCGGAGTGATTGGGAGGCGGTGGACCTGGGATTCGCCATGATCCGCAGGGATTTCTGGCGCTGCTTCACCGTCTGGTGGCTGGCGTTGCTGGCACCGGTGCTCATCGCCGGCTGGTTCCTGCGGGAGATGCCGCTGGTCCTGGCCGCTCTGTTCTGGTGGTGGAAGCCCGTCGGCTCGCGGATGGTGTTGTTCGATCTCAGCCGTCGCCTTTTCGGAGAGAAGCCGGGTTGGAAAGCGGTTTTCCGGGAGATCCCGCGTGCCTGGATCCGCCGGTTCTTCTACCGCATGATCTTCGCGAGGTTCTCACCCTGGCTGCCGGTCACGCTGGCAGTGGAGGATCTGGAGGGGCTGCGTGGAAAGCCCTACCGCCAGCGGGCGAAGCAGCTTGCGCGACGCGGGGATGGAGTGGTGATGTGGTTGTATTTCGCCGCGGATCTCACCGCCGCGTGGCTCGCGCTGAGCGTCTTCGCCATTGTCATCATGATGATGCCGGAGGGTGAAAGCGGCCCGTGGCAGGCGGCGCTGGAATCCTTTGACCAGAGCAATCCATTCGACATTCCATTGGTCATTTCATGGACCGCCGCCGGTTGTGCGATGCTGGGGATGGCTCTGGTGGACATCTTCGTCACGGGAGCCGGCTTCGGCGTCTACGTGAATAACCGGACGTGGCTGGAGGGCTGGGATGTCGAACTGGCATTCAAGCGTCTGGGACAACGCCTCGGCAAACTCGCTGCCGTGCTGGTGCTCGCGGCGTCTCTCTTTTTCCCGCTGTCCTCTCATGCGCAGGAGACCGGCCCGGATCCGGAGATCATCCGCGAGGTCAAATCCCATGAGGATTTCAAGGTCCACTCGGAAACCTACAAGGTGCCGGTCTCGAAATCGAAATCCAGTTCATCATCGGGTGGATTTGGCGCCGTTCCCGCCTACGTGGCGTTGATCTTCGGCTACACGGCTCTTGCCGCGTTGCTCGGCTTTTTGATCTGGGTGATCTGGAACAACCGCCATGCATTCCGGCTGGCGTACTCAGGGGGAGGTGCATTGAAGGAAGCACCATCCGCACGGATGGTGATGGGCATGGAAGTCACCGCGGAGTCACTGCCGAAGGACATTCCGACGGCGGCATGGGCGCTATGGACCGCTGGACGGCGGCACGAGGCGCTCGCCTTGCTCTACCGTGGGACGATTTCGAAGGTGATCGATGTCGCAAGGGTGGAGATCCAGGAGTCGGACACGGAAGGGGACTGCCTCCGTCGGGTGGAGGATGCCGGAAGCTCCGCGCACCCGGACTATTTCAAAGGCCTCACGGGGGCATGGATGCGCCTGGCGTATGCCGCGCAGGATCCTCCGGAAATGGAGGTCCGTGCCTTGTGTGAAAGCTGGCCGTTCAGGGAAGGGAGGGTTGGATGACCCGTCATCTCCTCAGGTGCTGCCTGCTGCTCTTCGCCCTCTTGTCCGCAGGTTGCGAGTTCGAGGAAGTGACCCGCGAAACGGGTTACAAGGGGAAGGCACGGCTCAATCCCTGGCTCGCTGCTGAAAGGTTCGTGGAGCGCAAGGGGCATGAGGTCCGCGCATCCGGAAGCTGGCTGAAGCCGGAGTGGAATCACAGCGTCTACTTCGTTCCCGTCGGTGTGCTGAACAATGCCGGGGTGGTGTCTCCGATGAAGGAGTGGGTCTCCAACGGCGGACATCTGGTGCTGCTGGTGGAGTACTCGGATTCCGAGTGGAATGACTGGGGGCACTTCCAGCGCAATGTTCCCGAGCTCCAATCACCGCTGGTCGAATTCCTGAAACAGACCGGGATGACCATCGACCGGGCAGGCTCGGGCAAACCTGATGGAACAGAGGTCACCTTCGGTGAACAAAAATATAAGGTCGAAACCTCCTCCAGCGCGTCTGTTTCGACACAGTCGGTGAAGGACGGGAATTTCGCTTCGGTGGAGTACGACTACGGCCGCGTGACCGTCATCCCGGATGCGAGGATCTTCCGCAACCGCAAGATCGGGGATCAGGAGCACGCCGCGCTGCTTTCCGCCCTCATCGAATCATCTCCGATGGAGGGAACGGTCGTGTTCCTGCGTGGAGCGGGCATCTCGCTCTGGAGGATGCTTGCACGCCATCTCTGGCCGGTGCTGGTGGGCCTGGGCGTGGCCCTCATCATCTGGCTGTGGAAGAGTTTCACCCGCTTCGGTCCCATGGAATCCGCTGCCACCGCATCCCCGTTGCGGGGATATGACCATCACCTGGAGGCGTTGGGGGATTACCAATGGAGGCTGGACAGAGGTTCCGCACTGCTGGCTCCCATCCGGGAGCGGATCATCGAGGGTGGGCAGAAAGCCGCCGCTGCCGCCGGCAGAAAGGATGCGGACTTCTTCCAGTTCCTCGCCGAACGTGCCGGCATTCCCAGGGAACGTGTGAACCGTGCCCTGACGGAGAACGCTCCGGCGGATGGCAGCGTGATGACCCGGACGACGGCGGATCTGCAGAAGCTGCTCTCGGTGCTGCGGTCGTGACGATTTGCCGGAATAGGGCCGGGGGAAATCTTCCAACGATTTACTGGTTGAAAATTTTCCCGGAAGATGATAGCGCGTTTGGAGAGTGAAAACCCAGTCCCCCATTTTCGCAGGGTTCACTGTCATTGGATTCCTCGCATCGGCGGGGATTGCGTCCGCTGTGACAGTGATTGATGACGGATTCGAAACGGCGACCCATCCCACCGGTTTCCGGACGGTTGCGACGTCTCCGGGCAGTCCCTATTACGGATCGTCCTCACCGGCGGCGTCCATCACTGATGATACGACATTTGGCAGCAAGGCACTCACCGTCACCGCCGGTGCGAACTACCACCTGATAACCCCTCTGGGAGGAACCGTTTCGCTTGCGAATGTCAATGATACCCTGACGCTGAGCTTCAAGTTCCGGTTCACAAACTCCCCGACGGCGGATGGAGCGGCGTTCCGGTTCGGTATTTTCAACTCCAACGGCACACCGGTCGTGTCCGATAATTTCGGAACCGGGATTTCTGACAATGACAGGGGTTATTATGCGGTGGTGGGAGCGACGACAGTTCCTGCGGCGAGTGCGATCCTGTTCAATGAGAATGGAGGCACCAGCCCCATCCTCGGCGGAGCGGACCGTTCTTCGCTGGCGGCGAGTTCCACTGGTCCCACCGTGGCATCCGGAAATATGGCCGCGCATTCGGTTTCACTGACCCATCACGCGGACCAGCCTCACCCAGATGTCGCTCTCCTATGTGTTCGACGGAGGCACCCCCATCACCGCGGTGGACAGCAGCGCGAACATTCGCACCTCCTTCGACCAGATTGCCATCTCGAACGGATTCACGACCACCTTTGCCCAATACAACGTTGACGATGTGTTGCTGACGGCAACAAATTTCACCCCCATTCCCGAACCGGCCGCCGCATTGCTTGGAAGCATGGCGGCGATTGGGATGCTGATCCGCCGACGGAAGTGATCATCGTTCCGACTTCGGTGTTCTCAGGAAGGCCTCCACTTCCTTCACCGGGCGGGTGTTCAGGACATCTTCCCGGCGCAGCCAGCCCTTGCGGGCGATCCTCACGCCCAGGCCGATGTGGTGGATGCGGGCGGTGGAATGGGCATCCGGATTGATGGAGCAGAGGACGCCCTTGTCTCGTGCCTTTTTCCACCAGCGCCAGTCCATGTCCATCCGCTTCGGGCTGCAGTTCAGCTCGATGATGGTCCGCGTTTCCGCCGCGCAGTCGATGATCTTCGCATGATTGACCTTGTACTCGTCACGGCGGAGCAGCAGCCTGCCGGTGACGTGCCCCAGCATGGTCACATGCTCGTTCTCCATCGCGCGGCAGATCCGGCGGGTCATCGTGTCCTCATCAAGGTTGAAGACTGAATGGACCGATGCCACACAGTAGTCCAGTTTGGAGAGGATGGAGTCGTCGAAGTCCAGTGAACCGTCCTTCAGGATGTCCACTTCCGTTCCTGAAAACAGGCGGAAATGCTCCCAGCCGGCATTCAGTTCCTTGATCCGGGCGATCTGTTCAAGGAGACGGATTTCATCCAGTCCGTTTGCCTGGAAGGAGGACTTCGAGTGGTCCGCGATG comes from the Luteolibacter sp. SL250 genome and includes:
- a CDS encoding stage II sporulation protein M, with translation MTVGDFESKNAERWREYERLVESLEKGKPNEHADQLPRRFRELCVDLSLAECRMYGSRLTGRLNALVIRGYEIIYRTRRGGWRAFAEFAAVGFPRAVRGDWKLFWLCSIMFWLPFFAMMLSAHHDISWVQAALGPEGMASMDDMYGGREQQIAHLRSEYGSNFMMFCFYIYNNVAIDFRIFAGGMAAGVGTLFFLLFNGVHIGAAAGYVNVAGNPESFWTFVAGHSSFELLGMVVAGMAGMRLGLAILKPGRLPRVRALAETTKHTLPLIYGAALLTTLAAVVEGFWSAQPVPSMLKYAVGIFFWLLHAAYFLFAGRGVKHAP
- a CDS encoding DUF4350 domain-containing protein, translating into MTRHLLRCCLLLFALLSAGCEFEEVTRETGYKGKARLNPWLAAERFVERKGHEVRASGSWLKPEWNHSVYFVPVGVLNNAGVVSPMKEWVSNGGHLVLLVEYSDSEWNDWGHFQRNVPELQSPLVEFLKQTGMTIDRAGSGKPDGTEVTFGEQKYKVETSSSASVSTQSVKDGNFASVEYDYGRVTVIPDARIFRNRKIGDQEHAALLSALIESSPMEGTVVFLRGAGISLWRMLARHLWPVLVGLGVALIIWLWKSFTRFGPMESAATASPLRGYDHHLEALGDYQWRLDRGSALLAPIRERIIEGGQKAAAAAGRKDADFFQFLAERAGIPRERVNRALTENAPADGSVMTRTTADLQKLLSVLRS
- a CDS encoding DUF4129 domain-containing protein, producing MRLEDVTAEIRPRSDWEAVDLGFAMIRRDFWRCFTVWWLALLAPVLIAGWFLREMPLVLAALFWWWKPVGSRMVLFDLSRRLFGEKPGWKAVFREIPRAWIRRFFYRMIFARFSPWLPVTLAVEDLEGLRGKPYRQRAKQLARRGDGVVMWLYFAADLTAAWLALSVFAIVIMMMPEGESGPWQAALESFDQSNPFDIPLVISWTAAGCAMLGMALVDIFVTGAGFGVYVNNRTWLEGWDVELAFKRLGQRLGKLAAVLVLAASLFFPLSSHAQETGPDPEIIREVKSHEDFKVHSETYKVPVSKSKSSSSSGGFGAVPAYVALIFGYTALAALLGFLIWVIWNNRHAFRLAYSGGGALKEAPSARMVMGMEVTAESLPKDIPTAAWALWTAGRRHEALALLYRGTISKVIDVARVEIQESDTEGDCLRRVEDAGSSAHPDYFKGLTGAWMRLAYAAQDPPEMEVRALCESWPFREGRVG